In Takifugu flavidus isolate HTHZ2018 chromosome 5, ASM371156v2, whole genome shotgun sequence, the following proteins share a genomic window:
- the c5h5orf34 gene encoding uncharacterized protein C5orf34 homolog isoform X1, protein MMECNGNTSLMIMYEDESVEVRYKNDVHLQLSPCGSEFILVKPSGDSPLTGDRVRQRTRFTISTYKELIVGALTFRNTYASQPYLPDELIPVDHKKPFFSLDLDMKWPELCSCIGELGSCGELIIRSEEGRAVFILGPSGQEFSVQYTCCLSGSHNQNHSTQDGSTEPEKKPVNALMCGRATAAAHGTNDGHLERNRNIKLLSLATSNVQPKPEAAYQSTTVVQHFSCRAVAPHWRYPLSLAQHLLMTLSQPDDVRTEEQSFLTQLTVEERRSHLPQALPLTCPSPQWHRGKFADPLLKNEHRELQGELVKVMWCHGITYRVLSGVVPVIEVSLGDGSVMRSNSILNTYFTHHKPDCHSGKRKVKEVIYHVNNLPPDLPGQPYSVRSVVNRATRILSSYTKAKQMLQFPATPSCLQLWKTARNEECGPFPVSAEQHANVTHTGENMSGIVAAELEKIKHFNFLLDHPYLPGRGIPKEKCSGEEAPAQTVDENDVTAVLQRTSKAIQDIDALVATAMHTSDSHDLDLSN, encoded by the exons ATGATGGAATGCAACGGAAATACCAGCTTGATGATCATGTATGAAGACGAGTCTGTGGAAGTCCGTTACAAAAACGACGTCCATTTACAGCTATCACCGTGTGGTAGTGAATTCATCCTGGTTAAACCTTCCGGGGACTCTCCGCTGACTGGGGACAGGGTGCGACAAAGGACCCGATTCACGATCAGCACTTATAAG GAACTGATAGTTGGTGCACTGACATTTAGGAATACATATGCAAGTCAACCATATCTGCCTGATGAGCTCATTCCTGTTGACCACAAAAAG CCTTTTTTCAGTCTCGACTTAGATATGAAGTGGCCTGAATTGTGTTCCTGCATTGGCGAGCTTGGAAGTTGCGGTGAACTCATCATCAGGTCGGAAGAAGGACGAGCAGTGTTCATTCTGGGCCCATCAGGACAAGAATTTTCTGTCCAGTACACGTGCTGTCTGAGTGGCAGCCACAACCAGAACCATAGCACACAGGATGGCAGCACAGAACCTGAGAAGAAGCCAGTAAATGCCCTGATGTGTGGGAgagctactgctgctgcacatgGCACCAATGATGGACAcctggagagaaacagaaacattaaGTTATTGAGCTTGGCGACCAGCAATGTGCAACCAAAG CCAGAGGCAGCGTACCAATCCACCACGGTGGTCCAGCATTTTTCATGCCGTGCTGTTGCCCCCCACTGGCGCTATCCTCTCTCTTTAGCTCAGCATCTCCTCATGACTCTTTCCCAGCCTGATGATGTCAGAACAGAGGAACAGAGTTTTTTGACCCAACTGACCGTTGAGGAAAGGCGCTCTCATCTTCCTCAGGCGCTGCCTCTCACATGTCCATCACCACAATGGCACAG GGGGAAGTTTGCAGACCCACTTCTAAAAAATGAGCATCGAGAGCTTCAGGGAGAGCTGGTGAAAGTCATGTGGTGCCATGGCATTACCTACAG GGTACTGAGTGGAGTTGTCCCTGTCATAGAGGTTTCCCTGGGAGATGGTTCGGTCATGCGTTCTAACAGTATCCTCAACACCTACTTTACCCATCACAAGCCTGACTGCCATTCAGGGAAGCGAAAG GTGAAAGAGGTAATATACCATGTGAACAACCTTCCCCCTGATCTCCCTGGACAGCCTTACTCTGTGCGCTCTGTTGTCAATCGTGCAACCAG GATCCTGAGCAGCTACACCAAAGCCAAGCAAATGCTGCAGTTTCCAGCCACACCCAGCTGCTTGCAG TTATGGAAAACAGCAAGAAATGAAGAATGTGGTCCCTTTCCAGTATCAGCTGAGCAGCATGCGAATGTCACGCACACAGGAGAAAATAT GTCTGGTATTGTAGCTGCAGAACTGGAGAAGATAAAGCACTTCAACT TCCTGCTGGACCATCCCTACCTCCCAGGGAGGGGGATTCCCAAGGAAAAGTGCTCTGGAGAGGAGGCGCCGGCTCAAACTGTGGATGAGAATGACGTCACTGCTGTTCTGCAAAGGACGTCGAAGGCCATTCAGGACATAGATGCTCTCGTAGCTACAGCTATGCACACGTCAGACAGTCACGACTTAGACCTTTCTAATTAG
- the c5h5orf34 gene encoding uncharacterized protein C5orf34 homolog isoform X3, whose product MQVNHICLMSSFLLTTKSLDLDMKWPELCSCIGELGSCGELIIRSEEGRAVFILGPSGQEFSVQYTCCLSGSHNQNHSTQDGSTEPEKKPVNALMCGRATAAAHGTNDGHLERNRNIKLLSLATSNVQPKPEAAYQSTTVVQHFSCRAVAPHWRYPLSLAQHLLMTLSQPDDVRTEEQSFLTQLTVEERRSHLPQALPLTCPSPQWHRGKFADPLLKNEHRELQGELVKVMWCHGITYRVLSGVVPVIEVSLGDGSVMRSNSILNTYFTHHKPDCHSGKRKVKEVIYHVNNLPPDLPGQPYSVRSVVNRATRILSSYTKAKQMLQFPATPSCLQLWKTARNEECGPFPVSAEQHANVTHTGENMSGIVAAELEKIKHFNFLLDHPYLPGRGIPKEKCSGEEAPAQTVDENDVTAVLQRTSKAIQDIDALVATAMHTSDSHDLDLSN is encoded by the exons ATGCAAGTCAACCATATCTGCCTGATGAGCTCATTCCTGTTGACCACAAAAAG TCTCGACTTAGATATGAAGTGGCCTGAATTGTGTTCCTGCATTGGCGAGCTTGGAAGTTGCGGTGAACTCATCATCAGGTCGGAAGAAGGACGAGCAGTGTTCATTCTGGGCCCATCAGGACAAGAATTTTCTGTCCAGTACACGTGCTGTCTGAGTGGCAGCCACAACCAGAACCATAGCACACAGGATGGCAGCACAGAACCTGAGAAGAAGCCAGTAAATGCCCTGATGTGTGGGAgagctactgctgctgcacatgGCACCAATGATGGACAcctggagagaaacagaaacattaaGTTATTGAGCTTGGCGACCAGCAATGTGCAACCAAAG CCAGAGGCAGCGTACCAATCCACCACGGTGGTCCAGCATTTTTCATGCCGTGCTGTTGCCCCCCACTGGCGCTATCCTCTCTCTTTAGCTCAGCATCTCCTCATGACTCTTTCCCAGCCTGATGATGTCAGAACAGAGGAACAGAGTTTTTTGACCCAACTGACCGTTGAGGAAAGGCGCTCTCATCTTCCTCAGGCGCTGCCTCTCACATGTCCATCACCACAATGGCACAG GGGGAAGTTTGCAGACCCACTTCTAAAAAATGAGCATCGAGAGCTTCAGGGAGAGCTGGTGAAAGTCATGTGGTGCCATGGCATTACCTACAG GGTACTGAGTGGAGTTGTCCCTGTCATAGAGGTTTCCCTGGGAGATGGTTCGGTCATGCGTTCTAACAGTATCCTCAACACCTACTTTACCCATCACAAGCCTGACTGCCATTCAGGGAAGCGAAAG GTGAAAGAGGTAATATACCATGTGAACAACCTTCCCCCTGATCTCCCTGGACAGCCTTACTCTGTGCGCTCTGTTGTCAATCGTGCAACCAG GATCCTGAGCAGCTACACCAAAGCCAAGCAAATGCTGCAGTTTCCAGCCACACCCAGCTGCTTGCAG TTATGGAAAACAGCAAGAAATGAAGAATGTGGTCCCTTTCCAGTATCAGCTGAGCAGCATGCGAATGTCACGCACACAGGAGAAAATAT GTCTGGTATTGTAGCTGCAGAACTGGAGAAGATAAAGCACTTCAACT TCCTGCTGGACCATCCCTACCTCCCAGGGAGGGGGATTCCCAAGGAAAAGTGCTCTGGAGAGGAGGCGCCGGCTCAAACTGTGGATGAGAATGACGTCACTGCTGTTCTGCAAAGGACGTCGAAGGCCATTCAGGACATAGATGCTCTCGTAGCTACAGCTATGCACACGTCAGACAGTCACGACTTAGACCTTTCTAATTAG
- the c5h5orf34 gene encoding uncharacterized protein C5orf34 homolog isoform X2, whose translation MMECNGNTSLMIMYEDESVEVRYKNDVHLQLSPCGSEFILVKPSGDSPLTGDRVRQRTRFTISTYKELIVGALTFRNTYASQPYLPDELIPVDHKKPFFSLDLDMKWPELCSCIGELGSCGELIIRSEEGRAVFILGPSGQEFSVQYTCCLSGSHNQNHSTQDGSTEPEKKPVNALMCGRATAAAHGTNDGHLERNRNIKLLSLATSNVQPKPEAAYQSTTVVQHFSCRAVAPHWRYPLSLAQHLLMTLSQPDDVRTEEQSFLTQLTVEERRSHLPQALPLTCPSPQWHRGKFADPLLKNEHRELQGELVKVMWCHGITYRVLSGVVPVIEVSLGDGSVMRSNSILNTYFTHHKPDCHSGKRKVKEVIYHVNNLPPDLPGQPYSVRSVVNRATRILSSYTKAKQMLQFPATPSCLQLWKTARNEECGPFPVSAEQHANVTHTGENMSGIVAAELEKIKHFNLSSPAGPSLPPREGDSQGKVLWRGGAGSNCG comes from the exons ATGATGGAATGCAACGGAAATACCAGCTTGATGATCATGTATGAAGACGAGTCTGTGGAAGTCCGTTACAAAAACGACGTCCATTTACAGCTATCACCGTGTGGTAGTGAATTCATCCTGGTTAAACCTTCCGGGGACTCTCCGCTGACTGGGGACAGGGTGCGACAAAGGACCCGATTCACGATCAGCACTTATAAG GAACTGATAGTTGGTGCACTGACATTTAGGAATACATATGCAAGTCAACCATATCTGCCTGATGAGCTCATTCCTGTTGACCACAAAAAG CCTTTTTTCAGTCTCGACTTAGATATGAAGTGGCCTGAATTGTGTTCCTGCATTGGCGAGCTTGGAAGTTGCGGTGAACTCATCATCAGGTCGGAAGAAGGACGAGCAGTGTTCATTCTGGGCCCATCAGGACAAGAATTTTCTGTCCAGTACACGTGCTGTCTGAGTGGCAGCCACAACCAGAACCATAGCACACAGGATGGCAGCACAGAACCTGAGAAGAAGCCAGTAAATGCCCTGATGTGTGGGAgagctactgctgctgcacatgGCACCAATGATGGACAcctggagagaaacagaaacattaaGTTATTGAGCTTGGCGACCAGCAATGTGCAACCAAAG CCAGAGGCAGCGTACCAATCCACCACGGTGGTCCAGCATTTTTCATGCCGTGCTGTTGCCCCCCACTGGCGCTATCCTCTCTCTTTAGCTCAGCATCTCCTCATGACTCTTTCCCAGCCTGATGATGTCAGAACAGAGGAACAGAGTTTTTTGACCCAACTGACCGTTGAGGAAAGGCGCTCTCATCTTCCTCAGGCGCTGCCTCTCACATGTCCATCACCACAATGGCACAG GGGGAAGTTTGCAGACCCACTTCTAAAAAATGAGCATCGAGAGCTTCAGGGAGAGCTGGTGAAAGTCATGTGGTGCCATGGCATTACCTACAG GGTACTGAGTGGAGTTGTCCCTGTCATAGAGGTTTCCCTGGGAGATGGTTCGGTCATGCGTTCTAACAGTATCCTCAACACCTACTTTACCCATCACAAGCCTGACTGCCATTCAGGGAAGCGAAAG GTGAAAGAGGTAATATACCATGTGAACAACCTTCCCCCTGATCTCCCTGGACAGCCTTACTCTGTGCGCTCTGTTGTCAATCGTGCAACCAG GATCCTGAGCAGCTACACCAAAGCCAAGCAAATGCTGCAGTTTCCAGCCACACCCAGCTGCTTGCAG TTATGGAAAACAGCAAGAAATGAAGAATGTGGTCCCTTTCCAGTATCAGCTGAGCAGCATGCGAATGTCACGCACACAGGAGAAAATAT GTCTGGTATTGTAGCTGCAGAACTGGAGAAGATAAAGCACTTCAACT TGTCCAGTCCTGCTGGACCATCCCTACCTCCCAGGGAGGGGGATTCCCAAGGAAAAGTGCTCTGGAGAGGAGGCGCCGGCTCAAACTGTGGATGA
- the LOC130526117 gene encoding E3 ubiquitin-protein ligase RNF34-like — translation MKTGASSMWASCCALMSEVMGTGAVRGPQPAFGAAAGLFRFAPGAGYSTYPPAGSGGSGLVCKACGQLFSVFRRKYVCCDCKRTFCTLCSLLQENLRFCATCHLLKTTAFQRARLMHLRVRDLRQYLLLHSIPIDTCREKEDLVELVLCHQPVEEEQHTDGGSLHSHPSPPPTPSATQSTSELSAFAASQDELLSRSDGAGTSRVSPPAQRRARASLSDVSSIRDIESLSVRHLKEILAKNFVNYSGCCEKWELVERVSRLYRDREKNRTSGGAQGPLPAQDEALCRICMDAVLDCVLLECGHMVTCTRCGQRMKECPICRQHVVRAVHVFKS, via the exons ATGAAG ACAGGGGCCTCGTCCATGTGGGCTTCATGCTGCGCTTTGATGAGTGAAGTCATGGGCACAGGGGCCGTCCGGGGCCCGCAGCCAGCGTTTGGGGCCGCTGCGGGGCTCTTCAGGTTCGCCCCCGGGGCGGGCTACTCCACCTACCCGCCAGCCGGGTCGGGGGGCAGCGGGCTGGTGTGCAAGGCCTGTGGTCAGCTGTTCTCAGTCTTCAGGCGGAAG TACGTCTGCTGTGACTGTAAACGGACCTTCTGCACGCTTTGCTCCTTGCTGCAAGAAAACCTGCGTTTTTGTGCCACGTGTCATTTGCTAAAGACAACAGCATTTCAGCGGGCCAGGCTCATGCACTTACGAGTCAGGGACCTGCGTCAGtacctgctgctccacagcaTCCCCATCGACACCTGTCGAGAAAAAGAAGACCTGGTAGAGTTGGTTCTGTGTCACCAACCTGTGGAAGAAGAGCAGCATACCGATGGGGGCAGCCTTCACTCACATCCATCTCCCCCGCCAACACCTTCGGCCACACAGTCCACGTCGGAGCTGTCTGCCTTTGCTGCTTCTCAGGATGAGCTGCTCAGCAGGAGTGATGGCGCCGGTACCAGTCGG GTGAGTCCTCCGGCCCAGCGCCGAGCCAGAGCGTCTCTCTCGGATGTTTCCAGCATCAGAGACATTGAGAGCTTGTCTGTCAGGCATCTGAAGGAGATCTTGGCCAAGAATTTTGTCAATTATTCAGGCTGCTGTGAGAAGTGGGAGCTGGTGGAGCGTGTCAGTCGACTCTACAGGGACAGGGAGAAGAACAGGACATCCG gcGGTGCCCAGGGGCCCCTGCCGGCCCAGGATGAGGCCCTGTGCAGGATCTGCATGGATGCCGTGCTGGACTGTGTCCTCCTGGAGTGTGGCCACATGGTGACCTGCACCAGGTGTGGCCAGAGGATGAAGGAGTGTCCCATCTGCAGGCAGCATGTGGTCAGAGCCGTGCACGTCTTCAAGTCCTGA